A part of Tiliqua scincoides isolate rTilSci1 chromosome 13, rTilSci1.hap2, whole genome shotgun sequence genomic DNA contains:
- the LOC136663922 gene encoding variable charge X-linked protein 3B-like → MAKTAARSKGSEMESPRDSERQRQQRGTRESEIESPRNSKWQRLRQGTRESEIESPRDSEWQRQQLGAMESEIESPRNSERQRWLRGMQESEIESPQDSEWQRQRLGARESEIESPRNSEWQRRRQGTRESEIESPRDSERQGQQRGMRESEIKSPGNSKWQRLRQGTRESEIESPRNSKWQRQRQGTRESEIESPRDSEWQGQRL, encoded by the coding sequence ATGGCAAAGACAGCGGCTAGGAGCAAGGGGAGTGAAATGGAGTCTCCACGAGATTCGGAACGGCAGAGACAGCAGCGAGGAACGCGAGAGAGTGAAATAGAGTCTCCACGAAACTCCAAATGGCAGAGACTGCGGCAAGGAACAAGGGAGAGTGAAATAGAGTCTCCAAGAGATTCGGAATGGCAGAGACAGCAGCTAGGAGCAATGGAGAGTGAAATAGAATCTCCCCGAAACTCTGAACGGCAGAGATGGCTGCGAGGAATGCAAGAGAGTGAAATAGAGTCTCCACAAGATTCAGAGTGGCAGAGACAGCGGCTAGGAGCAAGGGAGAGTGAAATAGAATCTCCCCGAAACTCTGAATGGCAGAGACGGCGGCAAGGAACGAGGGAGAGTGAAATAGAGTCTCCACGAGATTCGGAACGGCAGGGACAGCAGCGAGGAATGCGAGAGAGTGAAATAAAGTCTCCAGGAAACTCCAAATGGCAGAGACTGCGGCAAGGAACGAGGGAGAGTGAAATAGAGTCTCCACGAAACTCCAAATGGCAGAGACAGCGACAAGGAACAAGGGAGAGTGAAATAGAGTCTCCACGAGATTCGGAATGGCAGGGACAGCGGCTATGA